The following are encoded together in the Daucus carota subsp. sativus chromosome 5, DH1 v3.0, whole genome shotgun sequence genome:
- the LOC108221550 gene encoding histone-lysine N-methyltransferase ASHR3: MYLVEKKRSEWDDDSGCEKCSSICSEDCLCRYQNMSCSKACRCSNTCTNRPFQKHKRIEVVKTKSCGWGAEAAEPINKGEFIVEYVGEVLSDDIYEERLRDMDCLGRQHFYMCKVDRDFTIDSTYKGNISRFLNHSCDPNCTLEKWQVNGETRMGIFAAKSIEEGEPLTYDYRFVQSGADVKCECGSSNCQGFLGVKKKARGGRKAR; the protein is encoded by the exons ATGTACTTGGTCGAGAAGAAGCGGAGTGAGTGGGATGATGACTCTGGATGTGAAAAATGCAGTTCTATTTGCTCTGAAGATTGTCTCTGCAG GTATCAAAATATGAGCTGCTCAAAAGCGTGTCGCTGCTCGAATACGTGCACCAACCGACCGTTTCAAAAACATAAAAGAATTGAAGTGGTAAAG ACTAAATCATGTGGCTGGGGCGCAGAGGCTGCAGAGCCTATTAATAAGGGTGAATTTATCGTGGAGTATGTAGGAGAAG TTTTAAGTGATGATATATATGAAGAACGGTTAAGAGACATGGACTGCCTGGGTCGTCAACACTTTTACATGTGCAAAGTTGACAGAGATTTCACCATCGATTCAACTTACAAGGGCAACATATCCAGATTCTTGAATCACAGTTGTGATCCAAACTGTACCCTAGAGAAATG GCAAGTAAACGGAGAAACTCGTATGGGTATTTTTGCTGCTAAATCTATTGAAGAAGGAGAACCATTAACATATGATTATAG ATTTGTTCAGTCCGGGGCTGATGTGAAATGTGAATGTGGCTCGTCCAATTGTCAAGGTTTTCTTGGAGTAAAAAAGAAGGCACGAGGAGGGAGGAAAGCTAGGTGA